A single region of the Malus sylvestris chromosome 8, drMalSylv7.2, whole genome shotgun sequence genome encodes:
- the LOC126632666 gene encoding serpin-ZX-like isoform X1 has protein sequence MDLRESVINQNDFALGLTKQLLQTEGKQSNLVYSPVSIHVLLSLIAAGSKGPTQDQLLSFLKSKSTDHLNSFAAELVSMIFSDGSPSGGPQLSFANGVWVDGCLPLKPSFKQVVDTSYMAALAQVDFQTNAAQVASGVNSWAEKETRGLIKEVLPPGSVDSSTRLIFANALYFKGAWTEKFDASQTKEHDFYLLDGSTVKVAFMTSRKKQYVRSFNGFSVLGLHYKQGEDKRCFSMHMFLPEAKDGLPALVEKLGSESGFLDRHLPNKKFAVGDFRIPKFKISFGFEASNVLKGLGLVLPFGGGGGLTEMVDSPVGKNLYVSGIFHKSFIEVNEEGTEAAAVSAGRVRRLRLVVPRTVDFVADRPFLFLIKEELTGTVLFIGHVLNPLAD, from the exons ATGGATCTGAGAGAAAGCGTCATCAACCAAAACGACTTCGCTCTGGGGCTGACGAAGCAGCTGCTTCAGACCGAAGGCAAGCAATCGAACCTCGTGTACTCGCCGGTGTCCATCCACGTGCTGTTGAGCCTGATCGCGGCCGGCTCAAAGGGTCCGACTCAGGACCAGCTGCTGTCTTTTCTCAAATCAAAGTCCACCGACCACCTCAACTCCTTCGCCGCCGAGCTCGTGTCCATGATCTTCTCCGATGGGTCCCCTAGCGGCGGCCCCCAGCTGTCGTTTGCTAATGGGGTTTGGGTGGACGGGTGTCTCCCTCTGAAGCCTTCTTTTAAGCAGGTGGTGGACACCTCTTACATGGCTGCTCTTGCCCAAGTCGATTTTCAGACCAAT GCTGCTCAAGTGGCCTCGGGAGTGAATTCATGGGCTGAAAAGGAGACGAGAGGCCTTATCAAGGAGGTACTTCCTCCCGGGTCAGTTGACAGCTCAACCAGGCTCATCTTTGCAAATGCGTTATACTTCAAAGGAGCTTGGACTGAAAAGTTTGATGCATCACAAACGAAAGAGCATGATTTCTACCTTCTCGATGGGAGCACAGTTAAGGTGGCCTTCATGACCAGCAGGAAGAAGCAGTATGTAAGAtccttcaatggtttctcagtcTTAGGGCTTCATTACAAGCAAGGTGAAGACAAGCGATGTTTCTCCATGCACATGTTTCTCCCAGAGGCGAAAGATGGGCTGCCAGCTTTGGTTGAGAAACTTGGTTCTGAGTCCGGGTTTTTGGATCGCCATCTTCCTAACAAAAAATTTGCAGTGGGTGATTTCAGGATTCCAAAGTTTAAGATTTCATTTGGGTTTGAAGCTTCCAATGTCCTTAAAGGTCTTGGCTTGGTGCTGCCATTCGGTGGCGGAGGAGGTTTGACAGAGATGGTGGACTCGCCTGTGGGTAAGAACTTGTACGTTTCCGGCATATTCCATAAGTCGTTCATCGAAGTGAACGAAGAAGGCACAGAAGCTGCAGCTGTGTCTGCCGGGCGTGTTAGGCGTTTGCGTCTGGTAGTGCCAAGGACGGTTGACTTTGTGGCCGATCGTCCATTTCTCTTCTTGATCAAGGAAGAATTGACCGGAACTGTGCTTTTCATCGGGCACGTACTCAATCCTCTTGCAGACTGA
- the LOC126632667 gene encoding serpin-ZX-like, with the protein MDLRESIINQNDVARRLTKQLVQTEGKQSNLVYSPLSIHVVLSLIAAGSKGPTQEQLLSFLKSKSTDHLNSFASQLVSVIFSDGSPVGGPKLAFANGLWVHKPLTLKPSFKQVVDASYKAALALVDFQTNAAQVASGVNSWAEKETSGLIKDLLPPGSLDSSTRLIFTNALYFKGAWNEKFDASATKEHDFHLLDGSTVKAPFMTSKNKQYVSAFDGFSVLGLPYRQGEDKRRFSMHIFLPQAKDGLPALVEKLGSESGFLDRYLPKQPVAVGDFRIPKFKISFGFEASNVLKSLGLVLPFEGEGGLTEMVDSPEGKKLYVSSIFHKSFIEVNEEGTEAAAASAGVISERRMPMTFVADRPFLFTIREETTGTVLFIGNLLNPLAG; encoded by the exons ATGGATCTGAGAGAAAGCATCATCAACCAAAACGACGTCGCAAGGAGGCTGACGAAGCAGCTGGTTCAGACCGAAGGCAAGCAGTCGAACCTCGTGTACTCGCCGCTGTCCATCCACGTTGTGCTGAGCCTGATCGCGGCCGGGTCAAAGGGTCCCACCCAGGAGCAGCTGCTGTCGTTCCTCAAGTCAAAGTCCACCGACCACCTCAACTCCTTCGCCTCCCAGCTCGTGTCCGTGATCTTCTCCGATGGGTCCCCCGTGGGCGGCCCCAAGCTGGCGTTTGCGAATGGGCTTTGGGTGCACAAGCCTCTCACGCTGAAGCCTTCCTTCAAGCAGGTGGTGGACGCTTCTTACAAGGCAGCTCTCGCCCTAGTCGATTTTCAGACTAAT GCTGCTCAAGTGGCGTCGGGAGTGAATTCATGGGCTGAAAAGGAGACGAGCGGCCTTATCAAGGATCTACTTCCTCCCGGGTCACTTGACAGCTCAACCAGGCTCATCTTTACGAATGCATTGTACTTCAAGGGAGCTTGGAATGAGAAATTTGATGCATCAGCTACAAAAGAGCATGACTTCCACCTTCTCGACGGGAGCACAGTTAAGGCGCCCTTCATGACCAGCAAGAACAAGCAGTATGTAAGTGCCTTTGACGGTTTCTCAGTCTTAGGGCTTCCTTACAGACAAGGTGAAGACAAGCGGCGCTTCTCCATGCACATCTTTCTTCCACAGGCGAAAGATGGGCTGCCAGCTTTGGTTGAGAAACTTGGCTCTGAGTCCGGGTTTTTAGATCGATATCTTCCCAAACAACCAGTTGCAGTGGGCGACTTCAGAATCCCAAAGTTTAAGATCTCATTTGGGTTTGAAGCTTCCAATGTCCTAAAGAGTCTGGGACTGGTGCTGCCTTTCGAGGGTGAAGGAGGTCTGACAGAGATGGTGGACTCGCCCGAGGGTAAGAAGCTATATGTTTCCAGCATATTCCACAAGTCGTTCATCGAAGTGAATGAAGAAGGCACAGAAGCTGCAGCTGCTTCTGCCGGCGTTATAAGTGAGAGGAGGATGCCCATGACATTTGTGGCTGATCGTCC